The following are encoded together in the Nocardia sp. XZ_19_385 genome:
- a CDS encoding alpha/beta hydrolase, giving the protein MGRVSTLNVHRFGPAAGPVVLALHGLTGHGKRWAALAEEHLPDVRIIAPDLRGHGRSTALPPWDFETIVTDLADLLAAETTAPVLVVGHSFGGAAGIHLAHRHPELVRGLVLLDPAIAIEPGLLHDIALRGITHPDYADIEQARQDKLASAWHDVESRVLDAELAEHLVPTADGRVAWRFSVPAITSYWGQLAREFVLPPAELPTVLVQAMKVQPPFVTPAFREALAAHLGARLTVHEFDCDHMVPQARPAETAELIRAAL; this is encoded by the coding sequence ATGGGGCGGGTGTCGACTTTGAATGTTCATCGATTCGGGCCCGCCGCGGGGCCGGTGGTGCTCGCGCTGCACGGGTTGACCGGGCATGGGAAGCGGTGGGCGGCGCTGGCCGAGGAGCACCTGCCCGACGTCCGGATCATCGCGCCGGATCTGCGCGGGCACGGTCGCTCCACCGCGCTGCCGCCGTGGGATTTCGAGACGATCGTCACCGATCTGGCGGACCTGCTCGCCGCGGAGACCACAGCACCGGTGCTGGTGGTCGGCCATTCGTTCGGTGGCGCGGCAGGAATCCACCTGGCGCATCGGCATCCGGAGTTGGTGCGCGGTCTGGTCCTGCTCGATCCCGCGATCGCGATCGAACCCGGTCTGCTGCACGACATCGCGCTGCGCGGCATCACACACCCGGATTACGCCGACATCGAGCAGGCCCGGCAGGACAAGCTGGCCAGCGCTTGGCACGACGTCGAATCCCGGGTGCTGGACGCCGAACTCGCCGAGCACCTGGTGCCGACCGCCGACGGGCGGGTGGCCTGGCGGTTCAGCGTGCCCGCGATCACCTCCTACTGGGGCCAGCTGGCGCGCGAGTTCGTACTGCCGCCCGCCGAGCTGCCGACGGTGCTGGTGCAGGCGATGAAGGTGCAGCCGCCGTTCGTGACGCCGGCGTTCCGCGAAGCGCTCGCCGCGCACCTCGGCGCTCGGCTCACGGTGCACGAATTCGATTGCGATCACATGGTGCCCCAGGCCCGGCCCGCCGAGACGGCGGAGCTGATCCGAGCGGCGCTGTAG
- a CDS encoding MGMT family protein has product MPTTDAQIELVRALVAQIPVGRVATYGDIAAAAGLSTPRTVGWIMRTDSADLPWHRVLGAGGRPAPHLAHRQLQRLAEEGVPIRDGRVDLRDARFRFSELPD; this is encoded by the coding sequence ATGCCCACCACCGACGCCCAGATCGAATTGGTACGCGCCCTCGTGGCCCAGATCCCTGTCGGCCGCGTCGCCACCTACGGTGACATCGCGGCCGCGGCCGGATTGTCCACACCGCGCACCGTCGGCTGGATCATGCGCACCGACTCCGCCGATCTGCCCTGGCACCGCGTGCTCGGCGCCGGTGGCCGGCCCGCGCCGCACCTCGCGCATCGCCAGCTGCAGCGACTCGCCGAGGAGGGTGTCCCGATCCGGGACGGACGAGTGGACTTGCGGGACGCCCGTTTCCGGTTTTCCGAACTTCCGGATTAG